A genomic region of Canis aureus isolate CA01 chromosome 16, VMU_Caureus_v.1.0, whole genome shotgun sequence contains the following coding sequences:
- the UTP18 gene encoding U3 small nucleolar RNA-associated protein 18 homolog isoform X4: MPPERRSRARPDRSAGARLDRKSRKKPDRRAAAGPGGPPRKAAPSSQRKPPARPSAAAAAIAVAAEEERRLRQRNRLALEEDKPAVERCLEELVFGDVEDDEDALLRRLQGSRVQAQEDSDDSEAEKEPKDNFLFQKKPVWVDEEDEDDEMVDMMNNRFRKDMMKNTGESQLSKDKLQKRLKEEFQHAMGGVPAWAETNKQKTSLDDESEEDEDDLLQRTGNFISTSTSLPKGILKIKNCQHANAERPTTARISSVQFHPRAQVVMVAALDNAVSLFQVDGRTNPKIQSIYLEKFPIYKACFSANGEEVLATSIHSKVLYVYDMLAGKLIPVHQVRGLKEKLVRSFEVSPDGSFLLINGVAGYLHLLSMKTKELIGSMKINGRVAASTFSSDSKKVYASSGDGEVYVWDVNSRKCLNRFVDEGSLYGLSIATSRNGQYVACGFKQQSSKNEQAFI, translated from the exons ATGCCGCCGGAACGTAGAAGCCGAGCGAGACCGGACCGGAGCGCCGGAGCGAGGCTGGACCGCAAGAGCCGAAAGAAGCCGGACCGGAGAGCCGCAGCAGGGCCGGGCGGGCCGCCCCGCAAGGCTGCTCCTTCATCCCAGCGGAAACCGCCGGCCCGGCCGAGCGCAGCGGCCGCTGCGATCGCAGTCGCGGCGGAGGAGGAGAGGCGGCTCCGGCAGCGGAACCGCCTGGCGCTGGAGGAGGACAAGCCGGCCGTGGAGCGGTGCCTGGAGGAGCTGGTGTTCGGCGACGTCGAAGACGACGAGGACGCGTTGCTGCGGCGTCTGCAGGGCTCGCGG GTTCAAGCACAGGAAGACTCAGATGATTCGGAAGCAGAGAAGGAACCAAAAgataattttctatttcaaaagaaGCCAGTTTGGgtggatgaagaagatgaagatgatgaaAT GGTTGACATGATGAACAATAGGTTTCGGAAAGATATGATGAAAAATACCGGTGAAAGCCAACTTTCAAAAGACAAGCTTCAAAAGAGACTGAAGGAAGA ATTCCAGCATGCCATGGGCGGAGTACCTGCCTGGGCAGAGACTAACAAGCAGAAAACATCTTTAGATG ATGAAAGTGAAGAGGATGAAGATGATCTGTTGCAAAGGACTGGGAATTTCATATCCACATCAACCTCACTTCCTAAAGGAATCCTAAAG ATAAAGAACTGTCAGCATGCTAATGCGGAACGTCCCACTACTGCTAGGATTTCCTCTGTGCAGTTCCATCCTCGTGCTCAGGTTGTGATGGTTGCTGCACTAGATAATGCTGTATCGCTGTTTCag GTTGATGGAAGAACAAATCCTAAAATCCAGAGCATCTATTTGGAAAAGTTTCCAATCTATAAGGCTTGTTTTAGTGCTAATGGAGAAGAGGTTTTAGCCACGAGTATCCACAGCAAGGTTCTTTATGTCTATGATATGCTGGCTGGAAAGTTAATTCCTGTGCATCAAGTGAGAG GTTTGAAAGAGAAGCTAGTGAGGAGCTTTGAAGTCTCTCCAGATGGGTCCTTCTTGCTGATAAACGGTGTTGCTGGATATCTTCATTTGTTGTCGATGAAG ACTAAAGAATTGATTGGTAGCATGAAAATTAATGGGAGGGTTGCAGCGTCCACATTCTCTTCAGATAGCAAGAAAGTATATGCCTCTTCAG GTGATGGGGAAGTTTATGTTTGGGATGTGAACTCTAGAAAGTGCCTTAATAGATTCGTTGATGAAGGCAGTTTATATGGATTAAGCATTGCCACATCTAGGAATGGACAGTATGTGGCTTGTGG